A single genomic interval of uncultured Desulfobulbus sp. harbors:
- a CDS encoding acyl-CoA carboxylase subunit beta — MDTQYQATLETLERLRAESVSAGGEKQFETQHKKGKLTARERLDLLLDDGSFEEFDVLKISRGSSLGGEKSYLGDGVITGHGSIDGREVFVFSQDFTVLGGSLGEAHAQKICKVMDLAMKVGAPIIGLSDSGGARIQEGVDALASYGEIFHRNVRSSGVIPQISCIMGPCAGGAVYSPSITDFVFMVEDSSYMFVTGPSVVKTVTHQEITSEDLGGASVHSSKSGVAHFTVPNDVLALREVRRLISYLPSNNKLRAPILDLSDAPDRTDPALDFLVPTNSTQTYDMNVLIHSILDGAEFMEVHAGFARNIICGFGRLGGQTVGLVANQPAVLAGVLDNDASFKAGRFVRFCDAFNIPLISLVDVPGFMPGPDQEHGGIIRHGAKLLYAFTEATVPRISIIIRKAYGGAYLVMNSKHIHCDVNYAWPTAEIAVMGPKGAAEVIHRREIADAEDPEAVLNVKMEEYRQTFANPFLAAQRGYIDDVIFPRDTRSHLIRTLQMLDSKKTKGPDRKHGNIPL, encoded by the coding sequence ATGGATACACAATACCAGGCAACCTTGGAAACTCTAGAACGGCTGCGGGCGGAATCCGTTTCCGCCGGCGGGGAAAAACAATTTGAGACGCAGCATAAGAAGGGCAAACTGACCGCCCGCGAACGGCTGGATCTATTGCTCGACGACGGCTCTTTTGAAGAGTTCGATGTGCTCAAAATCAGCCGGGGTTCGAGCCTTGGAGGAGAAAAGAGTTATCTTGGTGACGGTGTCATTACCGGCCACGGCTCCATCGATGGCCGCGAGGTTTTTGTCTTCAGCCAGGACTTCACCGTGCTCGGCGGCTCGCTCGGCGAAGCCCATGCCCAGAAGATCTGCAAGGTCATGGACCTGGCCATGAAGGTGGGGGCGCCCATCATCGGACTCAGCGACTCCGGCGGCGCCCGCATTCAGGAAGGTGTGGATGCCCTGGCCTCCTACGGAGAAATCTTTCACCGCAACGTCCGCTCCTCGGGGGTAATCCCGCAGATCTCCTGCATCATGGGGCCCTGTGCCGGCGGCGCGGTCTACAGCCCCTCGATCACCGACTTCGTGTTCATGGTGGAGGACTCCTCCTACATGTTCGTCACCGGCCCCAGCGTGGTCAAGACCGTGACCCACCAGGAGATCACCTCCGAGGATCTCGGCGGCGCCAGTGTGCATTCCAGCAAGAGCGGCGTGGCCCACTTCACCGTGCCCAACGACGTGCTTGCCCTGCGCGAGGTTCGGCGGCTGATCAGCTACCTGCCATCGAACAACAAACTGCGCGCTCCCATTCTCGACCTCAGCGATGCACCCGACCGCACCGATCCGGCCCTGGACTTCCTCGTGCCGACCAACTCCACCCAAACCTACGACATGAACGTCCTGATCCACTCGATCCTCGATGGTGCGGAGTTCATGGAGGTCCATGCCGGATTTGCGCGCAACATCATCTGCGGCTTCGGCCGTCTTGGCGGGCAGACCGTTGGCCTGGTGGCCAATCAGCCGGCGGTGCTCGCCGGTGTTCTCGACAACGACGCCTCCTTCAAGGCCGGACGGTTCGTTCGCTTCTGCGATGCCTTCAACATTCCGCTGATCTCCCTGGTCGACGTCCCCGGTTTCATGCCCGGACCGGATCAGGAGCATGGCGGCATCATCCGCCACGGCGCAAAGCTGCTCTACGCATTTACCGAGGCCACGGTCCCGCGCATTTCCATCATCATCCGCAAGGCCTACGGCGGCGCCTACCTGGTCATGAACTCCAAACATATCCACTGCGACGTCAACTATGCCTGGCCCACCGCCGAGATCGCGGTCATGGGCCCCAAAGGTGCGGCCGAGGTCATCCATCGTCGGGAAATCGCCGACGCAGAGGACCCGGAAGCCGTACTCAACGTGAAGATGGAAGAGTATCGCCAAACCTTTGCCAACCCCTTCCTGGCCGCCCAGCGGGGCTATATCGACGACGTCATCTTCCCCCGGGATACGCGCTCGCATCTCATCCGTACCCTGCAGATGCTCGACAGCAAGAAGACCAAAGGCCCGGATCGCAAACACGGCAACATTCCCCTGTGA
- a CDS encoding sodium ion-translocating decarboxylase subunit beta yields the protein MDLFLQFLNNTGFGLADYRNLIMIVVGCFLVYLAIAKKYEPLLLLPIGFGVILGNIPFFKGFGIGIYEANSVLHYLYFGVTSGVYPSIIFLGLGAMTDFSFLLANPKLMLLGAAAQMGIFFTYLSALALGFTPPEASSIGIIGGADGPTSIFLTAKLAPHLIGPVAIAAYSYMALIPIIQPPIMKLLISKKEMLIRMPDMREVSKKELIIFPVVGMILCTFLAPASIPLLGPFFFGNIMKESGVVDRLANTARNAIIDTATILVGLTVGASTQGDVFLNAKSVGIFALGAIAFSIATASGLLFAKFMNLFLKEKINPLLGASGVSAVPGSAREVHMMGLKADPTNFLLMHAMACNSSGVIGSAVCAGILWSFLMG from the coding sequence ATGGATTTATTTCTTCAATTTTTGAACAACACCGGCTTCGGCCTTGCCGACTACCGCAACCTGATCATGATTGTCGTGGGTTGCTTCCTGGTGTACCTCGCCATCGCCAAAAAATACGAGCCCTTGCTGCTTTTGCCCATCGGCTTTGGCGTCATCCTCGGCAACATCCCGTTTTTCAAGGGCTTCGGCATCGGCATCTACGAGGCGAACAGCGTCCTCCATTACCTCTATTTCGGCGTCACCAGCGGTGTCTATCCGTCGATCATCTTCCTTGGCCTGGGAGCCATGACCGACTTTTCCTTCCTGTTGGCCAACCCCAAGCTGATGCTGCTCGGCGCCGCCGCCCAGATGGGTATCTTTTTCACCTATCTCAGTGCGCTCGCCCTGGGCTTTACACCTCCTGAAGCTTCCTCCATCGGCATCATCGGCGGTGCCGACGGCCCGACCTCGATCTTCCTCACCGCCAAACTGGCCCCGCATCTCATCGGACCGGTGGCCATTGCAGCCTACTCCTACATGGCCCTGATCCCGATCATCCAGCCGCCGATCATGAAACTGTTGATCAGCAAGAAAGAGATGCTGATCCGGATGCCGGATATGCGCGAAGTCTCCAAAAAGGAACTGATCATCTTCCCGGTCGTGGGCATGATCCTCTGCACCTTCCTCGCCCCGGCCTCCATCCCTCTGCTCGGGCCCTTCTTCTTCGGTAACATCATGAAAGAGAGCGGCGTGGTCGACCGTCTGGCCAATACAGCCCGTAACGCCATCATCGACACCGCCACCATCCTCGTCGGTCTGACCGTCGGCGCCTCGACCCAGGGCGATGTGTTCCTCAATGCCAAATCCGTGGGCATCTTTGCCCTCGGCGCCATCGCCTTCAGCATTGCCACCGCCTCCGGCCTACTCTTTGCCAAATTCATGAACCTCTTTCTCAAGGAGAAGATCAATCCCCTCCTCGGCGCATCCGGTGTCTCCGCCGTCCCCGGTTCGGCCCGAGAAGTCCACATGATGGGGCTCAAAGCCGACCCGACCAACTTCCTGTTGATGCACGCCATGGCCTGCAACTCCTCGGGCGTTATCGGCTCCGCGGTCTGCGCCGGTATCCTTTGGAGCTTCCTCATGGGATAG
- a CDS encoding OadG family protein has protein sequence MIGLEAISHHNGWVAAATGACIVFCGLSTLSFIISQLHKLVGLLDRPPKIKVEVPPEEKPILPPPPECPTDLTLTLTRFQPLIEELDPEFELAELYVLAKKYHLPHPHLSIRCMIESGKLHPLGEGIFRFIA, from the coding sequence TTGATAGGGTTAGAAGCGATTTCACACCACAATGGCTGGGTCGCTGCTGCGACTGGTGCCTGTATCGTTTTTTGCGGACTGAGCACGCTTTCTTTTATCATCTCCCAATTGCACAAACTGGTCGGCCTGCTTGATCGGCCCCCAAAAATCAAGGTAGAGGTCCCACCTGAAGAGAAACCCATTCTCCCACCGCCTCCCGAATGCCCTACCGATCTCACCCTCACCCTCACCCGTTTCCAACCCCTGATCGAAGAACTGGATCCCGAATTTGAACTGGCCGAACTCTATGTTCTCGCCAAAAAATATCACCTTCCCCACCCGCATCTTTCCATCCGCTGCATGATCGAATCGGGCAAACTGCACCCGTTGGGCGAAGGTATTTTCCGCTTCATCGCTTAA